The DNA sequence GACAATTCTTCCATTCTTGTAGTGACTTGTTCTGTAACACTTATGGAGTCTTCAcgactttcttaaaaaaaaaattttttaaattgataAATGTGTTAGCATTTCATATATAGGAAAAGGCTGGACCCAcacattggtattttttttacagtGGAAAGTCACTCTGACTACTACGCCCTCTGTCAGGACAAAGGAGTGCAAATATATACTTTATTCCTGATGTCTGTTTTATTAATAATCCAGTGATATACTGTAATCTTTACATTATAGAGGTTTTACAATCATTAGGAATGAGAACTTAAATGTGACACTTACTGTTTATCTGCACATCAATGTTTCCTAACAAGTCATTGAACAATCCAGGGATCTTCACCCGACAGCAGTACATTCCTTCATCTTCCTCGGTCACATTAGTGATGGTCAGTGACACGTTCCCCTGTGTTATGTCCCCTGGTAAGGAGTATTTGTCAGATTTTCTCAGGGTCACTTTGCTGCCATCAGTCGTGATGATAACATTATTACAGGAAGATGATGGGCATTTCCCTCGTCCCCAGCACATGTAGTGTGGGTCTTTATGAACAGTATAATGACAGGGCAGGATTATTGTATCACCTACTGATCCTCTCACATGTTCCGCTCTTCCTGACCAAACTGCTGAGAAAAAAAAGTGATATCAGTGTTTGATTACAGATAAGCAGGGGGTCCTCAGGTgtcaaacaaagatttggggggcacaccctaaaagatgcattaaccggttcccgaccggctcatgcaGTTATACTTCGGCATGGCGGGGGACTCGATGTGCGTGGCTGATGGGTCAATAGACCATGAACAAGTTACGCAGAAAGTATGTACAGCATGAGTCTTTGGGTATAGTAGGAAATGCCTGTAACAGGAGCATATAAAAAGCAGGTAAGTAAGCTCAGTTGTATATTTTGACATGCATTGGCAGGAGAAGAAGATATATCACCAATGCGTCTCCAAACCTGGGTCATCTTGTCACACTCCCAGAAGATATGAGTGAAAGAACATGGAGCCGGCTTTTTATTACTAGACCAAAAAGTAAAAGACCCCTAAAACACATATATTTACACTGATGATGCAAAATCAGATTTATCTACAGTTTGAACATTTTCCTAGAATTCAATACTCACTGTTCAAATGAAGGAGACAAAAGCAAACCACATAAGCAATCATTGTTCAGTCCTGTAAAACACCCAGTTAGAAAATCTGAACACTTGTGCAATATGAGCTTATATAACCCCATCTAAAGGTCTGATGGTACCTACCTGTGGTCAGCTGCTTCCTGCTTCTAACATCGTATGAAGTCAGACTGTCTAATATTTTTGCTACTGAGCCGCAAACTCAGTTTTGAATCCTCTGCTGATTTTCTAATAGCTCTACTCACATATTCTGTAACTGGGACTGTGGTCTTGGTGAAGGTAAGAAATGACTGACGCTCTTAAACTTTACACtgccattttttgtgttttttttaacttcacAGAAATAGTATAGAAAATCTGTCAAGTGCGAAGTTAAGAAgttacaaaataaaacaaaaacctgCATTTATACCAGtactaaaagagaagaaaaaagggccactagacccctttcacactgggacggtttgcaggcgttattgcgctaaaaataccacctacaaaccgacccaaaacagccgctgctgtttgttcagtgtgaaagcccgagggctttcacactgaagcggtgcgctggcaggagaagaaaaaaactcctgcaagccgcatctttggagcggtgaaggagctgtgtattcaccgctcctaaaccactcccgcccattgaaatcaatggggcagcgcggctatgcgagcggttttaaccctttttcggccgccagcgggggttaaaactgtaccgctagcggccgaatacagccgcaaaaactacggtaaaacagcgctaaaaatagcgctgttttaccgccgacgccccaaccgccccagtgtgaaaggggcctaagtgtagaAAGCGTATACCAGTACTGATGCTGCTGCTCATGTGTACAAATCACTAAATAGGTATATGGAAAAATGCAGAGCATGTACAAATGAGCATATGTGTTTATAATGGTAAAATAGTGCTAGAATGGATAATTAACCACAAGTGAGTTAAAACAAAAACGTCCATAAATGGATGTGGATGTCCAACTGCGAACGAGCCACGTGAGAGGGAGACGTtagacacgcccacggacgtgatGTCATTCCCTCTACGGGCCGGACATGCGGAAGTGCAGGGACAAAGGTCAGCTTACACACAGCGGCCTATTGGTTGTTCCTTCTAACATTTGTTGTTTACCAACTggggattggctcctctggctgacagggcgtTACATTCGGctggactgtcagcagaggagtattTCCTCACTAGGACTTAATGCAAAGCGCTTTATCATCATTAGATAGATCTTACAGTTGTTGGCCTCTCTGCTGGTTGATCTTTCTACAGCACTCGGTGTTTCAGTTCAGTGTTATCTATTTAATTACAAAGACCATGTATGATCTTTATGTTTTATCAtccaagcaagtcatgtgattgtatcCACCCAATGAAATGCCTTGTTTTTTCACTTATTGTGATTGGTCCTCTcttgatatttttattatatatatatggcaacctggagtgggtggtctatgcccctgttgaagacccctaggtcgaaacgcgtcgggtacatataCCACTCttcttgttgcccatttgtttttatgcatCGTGATCACGTTTTTTACCTGTCTATGgctgtttttgtcaataaaaacaccctttttatctgcaccatgtggaggcatattcTTTTTGTTTTCACATTCACCGCATGAGGCCCAGTACCTCCAACCGTTTTCCTTTCGGTGACCTTTTGAAAACTCTCGGATTCACGCTGGGACGGTTTGGTGAGAAGACCCATCCGGTCGCTGTCGGAGACCCTTACAGACCACAACCCAAGGGATTGGCGATtccagctcccattccacgtcattggtgacaaactgcgcatgcgattcccggtcgctgacacgggaatccacgagatctggtaagaggcttttttgcatttTGTCTGAATGATCCACCCTGTTGGAAAGTCGTTATAAGATGCCAGGTGACTTCTGACCACCATCAGATCACCACCACCTCTGGGAGTACCTATACCTCCTGCGCAGTTGGACATCCACATCCATTTATGGACGTTTTTGTTTTAACTCACTTGTGGTTAATTATTCATTCTAGCACTATTTTACCATTATAAACACATAtgctcatttgtacatgcgctgcatttttccatatacctatttattgtttttgtcagactgtatgcagcagcttttatttatttcactggttAGCGTGGTGTTTTCTATTTACTTCAGGTACAAATCACTAAATAATGGCAAATGTAATCACAGCCCTATACAGTACACATAGAAACAAAATGAAATATCCATTAGTAACCAATGTGAAATGAATCCTAAACCCATGACACACAATTGCACAATTAAGTAGTTCCACTGCAAAGGAAAAGTCTCTTTttcctggattcttttctaaatgtacataacatacctggatactaacatttataagtaaagttgatccagggaatatccgattgcctctcgggggatcatgaaggaattttttcctcctgctggagcaaattgggtcatgctttgctgttttttttgccttcctctggatcaactgtgagtataaggattgtatatatatatgttttccctTTTATTGatggaactagatggacttgtgtcttttttcaaccagactatgtatgTAGACTTCCCTAATAAAATGTTCCATGGTTTGCAAACAATAAAGTGCTCCATGCTCAGAAAAAAAGTGATCTGTGCTCGCTCTGTTGTGCCCACACTCACCAGACAAGATTGACCCCCTGCTTAACagcataatgccccatacacatggtcggacattgatcggacattccgaaaacaaaatcctaggattttttccgacagatgttggctcaaacttgtcttgcatacgcatgatcacacaaagttgtcggaaaatccgatcattctgaatgcggtgacgtaaaacacgtacgtcgggactataaatggggcagtatccaatagctttcatctctttatttattctgagcatgcgtggcactttgtgcgtcggatttgtgtacacacaatcggaaattccgacaacggattttgttgtcggaaaattttatagcctgctctcaaactttgtgtgtcggaaaatctgatggaaaatgtgtgatggagcctacacacggtcggaatttccgacaacaaggtcctatcacacattttccgttggaaaatccgaccgtgtgtgcggggcataagagttatacaAGCTCTCTACTGGGTGGTATGCCTCTTTGCTCCACTCTTCTATAGTCTCCACTCTCCTTCAGGCTCCTTTCTCCACTCCCAGGATTGATGGTGTATAAAAGTCATAACAAAGGAAAATGTGGCACCTTCCCCCGAGCACTTTAATGTATGCAGAGCATGGAGAACTTTATTAAGGAAGAGACTTTTTCTTTGAAGTAGAAATACTTAATTGTGCAATTGTGTATCACGGGTTATGGATGCATTTCGCATTGGTTACTAATAGATATATAGTTTTGTTTCTGTGTGTACTGCTGAAGTTAAGTTGTCACAGCCTGAGAGGTGTGAAGTTTTGCAGAAACTGAGAACACAAATTTGAGAAGTGGGTAAAGACCAGATTACACCAATCAAACAAAAGTTAAGTGCGACACTCACTAGAATTGAAAACATAATATATACTGTGCTCTTCAGTGCTCAGTCTTGATATGCTGTTTGACATGAATCCCCCATGAGAAAAATTGACACACACCACCACTTCCTTTtataatttataaataaaatgGACTCCTAAACAGTGGAACCTGGTTACCTTAGGTCCATACTGCACTTTTTCCCTTTAAGGGGATATATGTAATAGCACCGTCTTGTCTCCTCCACTGTAGGTCCTATTAGCACCCCTTTCCTTTTAAAAGATGGCTGCAATAACAATGCTCTGTTTCCTCCACAACACAGGTGGGCAGAGATATATTCTCCAAAGATAAAATGAAAACTAATACCGGTAGTGCTTTCCatgtaaaatgtttattaaaaagagaagtataggatttgcttttttttaatcatacttacttaGCTGGGTGCAGCACcagtcccccgctggctctaagactgagaactgtaTGATTAAACATctctgattgcttggttctcacagctccatgaaCAGAGAGCTGGTcagtcactggagtgctgggctgtggagggggcagaagcaGCCAGCTCAGctccatatggtcgcaatctttcccaagcctggactggctctgtgacatcatccGACGGTGGGTTTCAACCTGctatctgctgaaaatgggtcacaggagtgcaaaacgaactgattCACAGGAGATTACAGCCAAAAGAGCTGTGGCTGTACATCTCCTTTATGCTAGAAataaagattcaccctctctatttgtcatgtttactgttatcattgaaagtaaaagaaaatcctaaattttgagttgacatcagaacactaatagagggaaaatcttccaaattgagacactagttctggtgacacactaggattccctcaatttggagggatttcctcttgcttcctgttcTGGCTACAgcatagctcccgactgtccctgatttggaacaatatccctcactccctcttttcccctcattttggtctgatctatatagttgtatataaaatgataagcctttcatccaatttctaaattgctgcatttgtaaatttcaaaagccagtactTTTTCCATATCTATGTCACTTTCATGCAAAGACTATACCACCCTTATAGGAAAGCTTAACTGCATGTAGGATCAAAACTGTTATTAGGTGCACCAACACTTGGGCCCCAACATATAGCTGGCAGAAGTAACATCTCAAGGACTGTCCCTGTTGCGTAACCTGCACGCTATCTCCCTACACAATTTCTTGACCTTTCCAGTTTTAGGCCTAGCATAGCCACCGCTAGTGGACTCTGGCTGTATAGATCCAGAGGTTTGTGGTTCATGTATTTTACTGCTCCCTGCTGCAATTCAGCGGATGTTGTCACTGTTTTTGCTGTTCTGGAAGGCAAGTGTCACCTTATGCCTTGCCCTTATTGTTAAATATTCCATATACTAATATATTATTACCATTATCATTCATTCCACCTTTTGTCTCCACCTGCTTTTGACAACTTTATTTTGTGAGAATATATTAAGTTTGTTTTCTTAATCAATGGGCTTGGTGCTTGCGTTCTTTACATTTTAGCATTATAGCTGGGTACTAGTGTTTCTGTCAGGAGTTCCTATGTGATACTGTGTGTTTGTGTACTCCTGGTGCCTGGTGTGTCAGAGGAGCTGAGGTCTTTAAAAGGTCAAGGCCAGCAACAGAGGACCCATCTTAACTAGTGGCTCttttgggggtagcactacatttgTATCAACAAATGAATGGCCTCTAGACCTCTACAGTGTCTTGTAGGCAGCTCGCTGCCTGGTCAATATAATAATGCAGTGTGTCTTGAAACATTCAACTCCATTCCAAATAATATGGAAGACAGATTGAAGGGCATATTGTAactcttaaagtgtatctaaacataAGAACAAAAGCTAATATATTGCAGAtcactagtccttagatgtggtgggtgcattCGTTTTATCCTCTCAGACAACACTTACTCACTCACTGGACTGTATCAGTAAAGCAGTATTGTCACCCTGGGACAGtgaccatatttgggcagtgaAGGTACTGCTAACCCCACTGTTTTGCTTACCTGGCAGAGACTCCCAGTaatgtctaagacccctttcacactaaggaaattttcaggcattttagcgctagaaatagcacctgcaaagttccaaaagcagcatatttggggtggtttgggagcgtccgcccattgcaatgaatggggcAGCGATTTGGAAGCGCCTAAAAAGTGCTtcggaagtgcctgaaaagcacttcggaagcgccgcaacatgggagtttttaactccttttttggggttaaaagtgccccactatcGGTCGAAAAACGGCGCagaagcgctgcttaaacagcagaAAAGCGCATCTGACATGAGTGGCGCTTAACCGCAAACGCACGAGCGGCCCaggtgtgaaagggttcttaggaATCAGTGACAGCAAGAAACtatcatatatagaagtggtagAAATACCGCTTCTATGTATGATGTGGATGGGCAAAAGTTTGGGCGATTGTTTGAATGCCCTAACAGTGATAGTTTGGTCTGAACTTTCTGCTCACCCTATTTGGGATAACCCTACAGAGATCACAGGACAGGTTGGGAttcctggcaggatcagcaggtgtttTATTTGCACAAaaagatatatattaaaaaaaaaaaaacactttgaatatTAAGTTTTACAAACCAAAAGGAGCAAATAGGAGAAGTTCACAGTTtgggtttaaatacattttaatgctGCAGAAAGTTTTTGGTATAAGTTTATATTTTGTTCAATCTTCTGTAAATCTAGTGCAGGAAAACATCTTAGACCCATTTGTGGAGTCAAAAAGATGTCTAAAAAAAAAGCTTCAAATGTGTAAAGACTTTCTCCACATTATCATCTGTACAAGTACCAAACACTGTGTTACAATAATCCATATACAGAGGTTCATGCTGTGGGTCGGCTCTCAGAAATAAATAGTTGTAGATTTGTGTACGGAAAGAGTTTACAGTATGATCATGTATAGATGTTATCCGAGGCTTGATTTCCTTCACTTCCGAGAGCTTCCATGTTGACCACTGATGTTTTTCTGTAAAATAAGTGATTAGATAATAAAGCACAGAGCTAGGCAAAAAGTATAATCTCAAGGCTTCCATTTTTACTCCATATAAATGTTCTACCTTACTCTTATGGTCGAAATCATGAAATCATAGTCCATCTGCTCAGTTCATTTCTCCTCCCTCCCCGGCTAAAACCATGATGATCTCATGGGTGACTACAGCTAAAATTGACATTTGGCAGTCTTAGCCACCTCTCCCCCCCTGCCTGTGATTTGACAGTGAAGGAACAGAAGCACATTGATGAGGCTATAGTTGTGCTTTCCCCTCATGTAAGCTTGTACACAGTGTTAGGTTAACATGCACTGTGCAGAGCAATAGAGGCCTGATTGGCTGGGGGTTCTAATCTTGTCTTCCTCTTCATTAGTGCTGttgtgtaaggccccattcacacgctTGAAGCGTGAAGCTCCAAAATACTGGAGGAgagaaaatcaattattctctttggagttggttcacatctccactccaagctgcctgaagctcaaaaaaactcAGGAGCTTTTTTGTAGCTTGAATCaggcacatttttatttttggcacatttttattcccatagaaatgcgCCATTTGCACGTTTTTTGTACACATTTGCGTGTTTTGTCGCAAGTTTTTgcgtgattttctgctcaaatgtaaaaaaaaattgtaataatatatgaataaatgtcaaataaatacacaaataacaacAATAATTAACAAGTAATAATAAGTTAAAAATatgtaatacataaataataattaacccctaaccttaaaaaaatacaaaatacattattattatttgtattattattaataataataaacacaaaaagtaaaaaaaaattaaataataatacatttatttattttgcgtTATTAACTGTGCTGCACAGAAAAAGAGTGTGCTGGGACAAGTTGGTAAGggtggcaggaggggaagctgcccctgGTGCAATAGGTTATTGTATGGGAAAGGGGTGCTGCCTGGCACATTCCCTCTGCtacaggctgacaggagtagtgacagcagcgtGAAAACCCAATTGGTAGATCCAGAGTCATGTGGAGACAAGTGGGTGGCAGCTGAAAGTGAGATCTCACTTGCAAAAGACAATCAAGCTTGcatgttaaaggggggggggggggggtgtggtacAGTTTGGCATCTCTGCCTTGGAAACTGAATGACCTTCTTCTAGCACTACCTGTATTGCCCAAATCAGCCAATCAAATTAAATCTGCTCTAGAAAATGTGAGACTGAAATCTGTTTTTTGGGCAACACGGACCTGATTTCAGGCATTTGTCAGTGTGGCACGATAACCTTTGATTATTTTCCTGTTATTACCTGTCTGTTTTCTTTATGGCTTTGTAGCATTTCCCTGTAGATACAAATAAAGTTTGTTGTAATGCAGAACAAAAacaattaattacattttttggcTACATCGCTATTATTTCACACATGCATTTATACCAGAGCACTGGCCATATGACCACAAGGCAAGGTGCAGACATGTCACACTGGTGTGTTTTGGGACCCATGTGGCCCTCTCACTCCTTCTTTTCAGATCTCGGTGGTTTAAGAACTGAAATAAAATGAGGCCTCCTCTATACTTCAGTTGAAGACTACACTTTCCTTTGGTCATTTTGTGGTGGGTTTGTTCATGAGCGCTTCTCCGGCTTTACTAGCTGGTAAGAAAATGGGATCCCAGAACACCAGAAAGCTGTAGTACTCATGTATTTGTAATTTGCTACAGACCTCACCTTCAACAAATTCATTTAAGGAAGCTGATTTTATCCTTGTTCTGCACTTAagtcctaaggctccattcacacctgagtgtatcgaTTTACTGGtggttttttaagcttttttgcagcttttttacaagcttttttaaagCGTATGAAGTGTATTACAATCATTTTACAGCTTCAGAGGTTTTTGTTTAGCCAAAAGAAGGCactaggaggaggagagggagaggaaattaggggtggagagctgctatttgagcgttTTACGATCGTTTTACAAgtgtttttctgctcaagtcagatGTTTCTGTTGGAGTCTATGGGgctaaaaacgcttgtaatctgccaaaaagaatctcatgtacttttttgagcttcaggcatttttcctCAGACAACAGAATGCTCATATGTAAATAGaagccattgaaataaatggaattttgcttgttgggcattttggagcttcaaaAGTGAGCGTTTTACCAGCTGAAAATTGCTCAGATGTAAATGGGGCCTTAAGTAAAGAAGGAAAATGTTGGTCGGAACCACATAACTGGGTAAAGCTGCCTACATTCCTAACTTAAACCTAGCACATAATGTAACTGTCCCCCGAGACTTTAACAGGCAGTAACTTAGTATGGTGCCTCTGCATCGGGGCACAAATCGAGGACATATGCTTCCCCTTTTTGAGGCAACCAATCATCTCCTATGGAGTGGGCCCTCCCTCCCCCATCCTCTTTGTGATGACCTCCTGTAAATGGATGTTTTTATACGTATTTTTGGATGGTTAAGTTTGACACTGTACATTGGTTTAAGCAGGGCCgtccctaccatgggacccagtgggcccaCGGTCCCAGGCTGCATTTTAAGAAGGGCGGCAGATCCCTCCTGAGATCTGCCTGTGGGACTtctgtgaaaggctgcatccaaCGAGTGTGCAGTCTGCTGCCTGTgaggcagtttcacactgagcggATATTGACGATTGCCAGAGCCGTTAAGTGTGTGAAACCgacatgtaatgtaactgaatgcagagagagaccagctgtcaaaattgagcgtTGATTTTGGGGTAGGCAGGACCCAGCacctatcaaacaccagccaatggggtGGGGTCTGGGCGGGCAGCTACactcaattttgacagctggtctctctgcatgcagttacattacaagtcagtttcacacacagtttcactaaacgtcaatatcggctcagtgtgGAACTCCCTCTcttctgtcagtgccaatcagtgccacctgtcaggtgccaatcagtgtttccagtCAGTGCCAGTGttttcaatcagtgccacctgtcagtgccaatcagtgccatctgtcagtgcctatcagtgccagttagtgctaatcagtgtttccaatcagtgccacctgtcagtgctgcctaatatcaatgccaaccaatgccaccaatcagtgccagtgcttcctatcagtgcccatcagtgctgtcaatcaatgctcatgagtgccatctatcagcgcccatcagtgccgactatcagtgctgcctatcagtgcccatcagtgctgccaattagtgcccatcagtgctgctaatcagtgccactaaatgctgccaatcagtgccaatcaatgctgcctatcagtgccaatcaatgctgcctatcagtgccaatcaatgctgcctattagtgccaatcagggcccatcagtgctgcctatcagtgccaaccagtgctgccaatcagtgctttcgaTTAGCGACAATCAGTGGCACCTATTGTAGTgatatgcccaaaccattgtgactgaTATGCTTTGATATGCTCTGTTATTTTAGTATACAAGATAGCTTAAATTTGCAAGAACTGAATGTAAGAAGAAGTAATCACCGCTCCAGAAAAAAGTCCAAACAGACTAAAATGAATCCTTCTTGGTTCAGAGGTTAAAGGTGCTGGCTATTGCTGGTAACAGTAAACGggaatgaattctggacagccgcactcataaaTTAGCCTTGTTTATTAAGAAGATGCCCATCAATTACAGGATAACAGCAgacaactgttgtaattcctacaccattcaccttcaaatccattgtggtggtgtatagagccaaaaagattacaattgtgtcgatgtcccaatatttatggacctgactgtatatacagtatatccttgcGGGTTGGTTTGtctgggacaggatgcatgacttatgattCATAACCAGATGACCTGTTGACCCGTGTTAACTTATGATGACGTATCTTAaagggtcactgacttgtatagccatataactatatatttcaaatatatacaaatacatcgtttactaaccactcccccctcccctctttctattggtatgttgaaccatatataagctgtaacacacTTAATAAAGGCAGACACTTTCTTGAATTCACTTCTTGTGTCTAATGTTCAGTGAGATGTCTCACGGTATGGGGGGTCTTCAGTGGTCTGCAATATTAACCCTTGGGTGGTCTGTCATGTACCTGGAGTACTCTAAAACCccttcacctatcagtgccaatcattgctgcctgtcagtgctgccaatctgtgccaaccagtgcactgagtgcagggatggggccaTGAACTCAGAATCCAGGCACatgggggccggcctggtggggcacaactgaaatctgttgatgtttattaattccacatgccattctttagtataataggtaatcaccacactactatttacaataaactactggaggtaaaataaaaaaaagtgtcagtaaaaggcctgtgCTAAGcaatgttatgtgttcccacaccacaaaaaaaaaaaaagtgcagcgctaacttactgatcaataacttaacaataatggtggaatccccTAATGTATAGAAATCTCAACAGGCTTCAATATTACgacaataccggtctctgatacgcaacttcacatataatacacatcaaactgaaaataagacatactgtataaaatgaaacttagcagggatggtggaaacccctcctatagatatttgctatACAGATTAACCTCAAGTGCAACAACTGTTTAgatgggaggttcacaccattatagcactttggaatttttattttttagattgttgcacctaattttatatgttttagttactattataatgtgaaattTTACATTTGAAGT is a window from the Aquarana catesbeiana isolate 2022-GZ linkage group LG03, ASM4218655v1, whole genome shotgun sequence genome containing:
- the LOC141134652 gene encoding hepatitis A virus cellular receptor 1-like isoform X2, yielding MIAYVVCFCLLHLNIWSGRAEHVRGSVGDTIILPCHYTVHKDPHYMCWGRGKCPSSSCNNVIITTDGSKVTLRKSDKYSLPGDITQGNVSLTITNVTEEDEGMYCCRVKIPGLFNDLLGNIDVQINKSREDSISVTEQVTTRMEELSSTGGSASSIFTTFPVKNTNKVTMKKNENLPSKTLAVCEVIAVVLFTILMSLILYRWKCYKAIKKTDSKTSVVNMEVLGSAGNQASDNIYT
- the LOC141134652 gene encoding T-cell immunoglobulin and mucin domain-containing protein 4-like isoform X1 produces the protein MIAYVVCFCLLHLNTVWSGRAEHVRGSVGDTIILPCHYTVHKDPHYMCWGRGKCPSSSCNNVIITTDGSKVTLRKSDKYSLPGDITQGNVSLTITNVTEEDEGMYCCRVKIPGLFNDLLGNIDVQINKSREDSISVTEQVTTRMEELSSTGGSASSIFTTFPVKNTNKVTMKKNENLPSKTLAVCEVIAVVLFTILMSLILYRWKCYKAIKKTDSKTSVVNMEVLGSAGNQASDNIYT
- the LOC141134652 gene encoding T-cell immunoglobulin and mucin domain-containing protein 4-like isoform X3, with the translated sequence MIAYVVCFCLLHLNTVWSGRAEHVRGSVGDTIILPCHYTVHKDPHYMCWGRGKCPSSSCNNVIITTDGSKVTLRKSDKYSLPGDITQGNVSLTITNVTEEDEGMYCCRVKIPGLFNDLLGNIDVQINSGSASSIFTTFPVKNTNKVTMKKNENLPSKTLAVCEVIAVVLFTILMSLILYRWKCYKAIKKTDSKTSVVNMEVLGSAGNQASDNIYT